A region from the Acidiferrobacter sp. SPIII_3 genome encodes:
- the recN gene encoding DNA repair protein RecN, with protein sequence MLSELLIRSFVVIDELRIPLGPGLSVVTGETGAGKSLLVDALGLVLGSRADAGVIRPGAETAEVIATFDLTPESPARAWLAERDLTADADQCIVRRVVAPDRSRAFINATPVPLQLLRELGERLLDLHGQHEHQALMRRDVQRGLLDAYAGAGPEAQALASAVTAMAASRARHRALQEAAEQRAARASLVRYQLDELDGLRPQAGEWQDLNTTERRLAHAQELMSGISGLVALLSEGDDALSSALEKAMSTLRQLVRHEPRLAEVEGLLASAGVEISEAAIALNRIAGDLESEPLDLPALESRVARWHDLARKHRVPPEELPELWGQLVAEHESLQGDGGTIAELAREIAEREHEAAGLARALSAKRAAASPALARAVTEEMGRLGLGSARLQAALTPEELSVNGCEAVEFLVSPASDAPFKPLAKIASGGELSRISLALQVVLADVCAGPTLIFDEVDVGIGGAVAEIVGLRLHELAKTRQVLCITHLPQVAAQGDTHLLVEKGQAGGRTISSVEVLTQARRIEEIARMLGGIAVSARTRALARDMLRG encoded by the coding sequence ATGCTCTCCGAGCTTCTGATCCGATCGTTCGTGGTCATAGACGAGCTACGCATACCGCTCGGGCCTGGGCTGTCGGTCGTGACCGGCGAAACGGGCGCCGGCAAGTCCCTGCTCGTGGATGCCCTGGGGCTCGTGCTCGGCTCGCGCGCGGACGCCGGGGTCATAAGGCCCGGGGCCGAGACCGCCGAGGTCATCGCCACTTTCGATCTCACGCCGGAAAGCCCGGCGCGCGCATGGCTCGCCGAGCGCGACCTCACGGCCGATGCCGATCAGTGCATCGTACGCCGGGTCGTGGCGCCAGACCGGTCGCGCGCCTTCATCAACGCCACCCCCGTCCCCCTGCAGCTGCTGCGCGAGCTGGGCGAGCGGCTGCTTGACCTTCACGGACAACACGAACACCAGGCGCTCATGCGCCGGGACGTGCAACGCGGCCTCCTCGATGCCTATGCCGGCGCCGGGCCCGAGGCCCAGGCGCTGGCCAGCGCGGTGACCGCGATGGCGGCCTCGCGCGCCCGCCATCGCGCCTTGCAGGAGGCGGCCGAACAGCGCGCCGCGCGGGCGTCGCTCGTACGGTACCAGCTCGACGAACTCGACGGTCTGCGTCCGCAAGCTGGTGAATGGCAGGACCTGAATACCACGGAGCGCCGCCTAGCCCATGCCCAGGAACTCATGTCGGGCATCAGCGGCCTGGTCGCGCTCTTAAGCGAGGGGGACGACGCCCTGTCCTCGGCGCTTGAAAAGGCCATGAGCACCCTTCGGCAACTCGTACGTCACGAACCGCGGCTCGCCGAGGTCGAGGGCCTGCTGGCAAGCGCCGGGGTCGAGATCAGCGAAGCCGCGATCGCCCTGAATCGTATCGCCGGCGATCTCGAAAGCGAGCCCCTCGATCTCCCGGCGCTCGAGTCCCGGGTGGCCCGCTGGCATGATCTGGCGCGCAAACATCGCGTCCCTCCGGAGGAATTGCCGGAACTTTGGGGGCAGCTCGTCGCGGAGCATGAATCGCTGCAGGGTGATGGGGGGACGATTGCAGAACTCGCCCGGGAGATCGCCGAACGTGAACACGAGGCCGCGGGCCTGGCGAGGGCCTTAAGCGCCAAACGCGCTGCGGCCTCGCCGGCACTCGCGCGGGCGGTCACAGAAGAGATGGGGCGCCTGGGGCTTGGATCGGCGCGCCTGCAGGCGGCCCTGACGCCGGAAGAGCTGTCAGTCAACGGCTGCGAGGCTGTCGAGTTCCTGGTAAGCCCGGCCTCCGATGCGCCCTTCAAGCCGCTCGCCAAGATCGCCTCGGGCGGCGAACTCTCGCGCATCAGTCTCGCCCTGCAGGTGGTCCTTGCCGACGTATGCGCGGGCCCGACGCTGATATTCGATGAGGTCGACGTCGGCATCGGCGGCGCCGTCGCCGAGATCGTGGGCCTGAGACTCCACGAGCTCGCAAAGACCCGCCAGGTGCTGTGCATCACCCACCTCCCGCAGGTGGCCGCGCAGGGCGACACCCACCTGCTCGTCGAAAAGGGCCAGGCCGGGGGGCGGACCATAAGCTCGGTCGAAGTCCTGACACAGGCACGGCGCATCGAGGAGATCGCGCGCATGCTGGGGGGGATCGCCGTGAGCGCCCGCACCCGCGCTTTAGCGCGAGACATGCTCCGTGGATAA
- a CDS encoding NAD(+) kinase, which produces MKAVMTRVGLFGKYGDRGGRELLQRLYALLEARALEITVEEDTAAALDLAGVTTCPLDRIGETIDLAIVLGGDGTLLGVARTLAPHHVPLIGVNAGRLGFLADVSTDNIGMINHILDGHYQAEERFLLAATIVRDGQTLVERLALNDAVVNKGELARLIEFETYVDGQLVSGSRADGVIIATPTGSTAYAMSAGGPILHPTLAAIVLVPICPQTLSNRPIVVHSGCHIEIVLVSDQSAHVTFDGQSNFGLRNGDRLGVCRSETPLILLHPEGRNHYEVLRQKLHWGRRV; this is translated from the coding sequence ATGAAGGCGGTGATGACACGCGTCGGTTTGTTCGGTAAGTACGGTGACCGGGGCGGACGCGAACTGCTGCAACGCCTCTATGCGCTCCTGGAGGCCCGGGCGCTGGAGATCACCGTCGAGGAGGATACCGCCGCCGCCCTCGATCTCGCGGGCGTGACCACCTGCCCGCTGGACCGCATCGGCGAGACGATCGATCTTGCCATCGTGCTCGGCGGCGATGGCACGCTGCTTGGTGTCGCGCGCACACTCGCACCTCATCACGTCCCGCTGATAGGCGTCAATGCCGGGCGCCTGGGTTTTCTTGCCGACGTATCCACCGACAACATCGGCATGATCAACCACATCCTAGACGGCCACTATCAGGCCGAGGAACGCTTTCTGCTGGCCGCGACCATCGTCCGCGACGGGCAGACGCTCGTGGAGCGCCTGGCGCTGAACGACGCGGTGGTAAACAAGGGCGAGCTTGCCCGCCTTATCGAGTTCGAGACCTATGTCGACGGCCAGCTCGTGAGCGGCTCGCGCGCCGACGGTGTGATCATCGCCACCCCGACCGGCTCCACGGCCTACGCCATGTCCGCGGGCGGGCCCATCCTGCATCCGACGCTGGCGGCCATCGTGCTCGTGCCGATCTGTCCGCAGACCTTGAGCAACCGGCCAATCGTGGTGCATAGCGGCTGCCATATCGAGATCGTGCTCGTGAGCGATCAGAGCGCCCACGTGACCTTCGACGGGCAATCGAACTTCGGCCTCAGGAACGGCGACCGCCTTGGCGTCTGCCGCTCCGAGACCCCCCTTATCCTGCTGCACCCGGAAGGTCGCAACCACTACGAGGTCTTGCGCCAAAAACTGCATTGGGGCCGAAGGGTGTGA